The genomic region CCCTGGCCGATACGGTTCGGACCGCCACCCAGGATGATGATCTTGTCGCGGCCTGTCGGCGCGGCTTCGCACTCTTCCTCATAGGTGGAGTACATGTAGGCCGTGTCGGTGGCGAATTCTGCGGCGCAGGTGTCAACGCGCTTGTAGACCGGGAAGATATCCAGCTTGTGGCGATGAGTACGCAGGTTCTTCTCGGTCACACCCAGCAGCTTGGCCAGACGCTGATCGGAGAAACCTTTGCGCTTGAGGCGGAACATCAAGTCGCGGTCGATAGACGACAGACCCAGCGTCTTGACCTTCTCTTCTTCCTTGATCAGATCTTCGATCTGCACCAGGAACCACGGGTCGATCATGTTCATGCCGAAGATATCTTCGACGCTCAGGCCGGCACGGAAGGCGTCAGCCACGTACCAGATACGCTCTGCGCCCGGCACCGTCAGCTCGCGCTTGAGGATGCTCATGCTTTCCGGGCTGCTCATGTCGAGCTTCTCGTCCAGGCCGCAAACACCAACTTCCAGGCCGCGCAGGGCTTTCTGCAGGGATTCCTGGAAAGTACGGCCGATTGCCATCACTTCACCGACAGACTTCATCTGGGTGGTCAGGCGCGCATCAGCCTTGGCGAATTTCTCGAAGGCAAAGCGCGGCAGCTTGGTCACGACGTAGTCGATAGACGGCTCGAAAGACGCCGGCATAGCGCCGCCGGTGATTTCGTTTTGCAACTCGTCCAAGGTGTAGCCGATAGCCAGCTTGGCGGCGATACGCGCAATCGGGAAGCCGGTCGCTTTCGAGGCCAGCGCCGAAGAACGCGATACCCGTGGGTTCATCTCGATCACGACCATGCGGCCTGTGTCCGGGCAGATACCGAACTGAACGTTGGAACCACCGGTTTCAACGCCGATCTCACGCAATACCGCCAACGAGGCGTTGCGCATGATCTGGTATTCCTTGTCCGTCAGGGTCTGCGCCGGAGCAACAGTGATCGAGTCACCGGTGTGCACGCCCATCGGGTCGAAGTTTTCGATGGAGCAGACGATGATGCAGTTGTCCTTCTTATCGCGGACAACCTCCATCTCATACTCTTTCCAGCCGATCAGGGATTCGTCGATCAGCAGCTCTTTGGTCGGCGACAGGTCCAGGCCACGGGCACAGATTTCTTCGAATTCTTCACGGTTGTAAGCAATGCCACCACCAGTGCCGCCCATGGTGAAGGACGGGCGGATGATGCATGGGAAGCCCAGCTTTTCGAGAACCGCGTTGGCCTCTTCCATGCTGTGGGCAATACCGGAGCGCGGGCAGTCAAGGCCTATGGACTTCATGGCCTTGTCGAAGCGCGAACGGTCTTCAGCCTTGTCGATGGTGTCGGCATTGGCGCCGATCATCTCTACGCCGAACTTCTCCAGGACACCTTCGCGCTCCAGGTCCAGCGCGCAGTTCAGCGCGGTCTGGCCACCCATGGTCGGCAGCAGCGCGTCCGGACGCTCTTTCTCGATGATCTTGGCCACGGTCTGCCACTTGATCGGCTCGATGTAGGTGGCATCGGCCATGGCCGGGTCGGTCATGATGGTGGCCGGGTTGGAGTTCACCAGGATGACGCGGTAACCCTCCTCGCGCAGGGCTTTACAAGCCTGGGCGCCGGAGTAGTCGAATTCGCAGGCCTGGCCGATCACGATCGGGCCAGCGCCGAGAATCAGGATGCTTTTTATGTCTGTACGTTTTGGCATGGGTTTGTCACTCAAATCCGCAGGTCAGTCGGCAAGCCGTCTTGAACAATCTTTGAAGAGCCTGCGGGGGCCACCGAAGCTCGGGGCCGCCCACAGGCCAGTCAGTCAGCGTCGCTTGGCCATCTCATTGATGAAACGGTCGAACAGCGGCGCTACGTCGTTCGGGCCCGGGCTGGCTTCAGGGTGGCCCTGGAAGCTGAACGCGCTCTTGTCGGTGCGCTCGATGCCCTGCAGGGAACCGTCGAACAGCGACTTGTGAATGGCGCGCACGTTGCTCGGCAAGGTGGCTTCATCTACCGCAAAACCGTGGTTCTGGCTGGTGATCATCACAATGCCGGTATCCAGGTCTTGTACCGGGTGGTTTGCACCATGGTGGCCGTGCCCCATTTTCAGGGTCTTGGCGCCGGAGGCCAGGGCCAGCAACTGGTGGCCCAGGCAGATGCCGAATACCGGGATCTCGGTTTCCAGCACGTCCTTGATGGCCTGGATGGCGTAGTCGCATGGCTCGGGGTCACCCGGGCCATTGGACAGAAACACACCGTCCGGTTGCA from Pseudomonas synxantha harbors:
- the carB gene encoding carbamoyl-phosphate synthase large subunit; the encoded protein is MPKRTDIKSILILGAGPIVIGQACEFDYSGAQACKALREEGYRVILVNSNPATIMTDPAMADATYIEPIKWQTVAKIIEKERPDALLPTMGGQTALNCALDLEREGVLEKFGVEMIGANADTIDKAEDRSRFDKAMKSIGLDCPRSGIAHSMEEANAVLEKLGFPCIIRPSFTMGGTGGGIAYNREEFEEICARGLDLSPTKELLIDESLIGWKEYEMEVVRDKKDNCIIVCSIENFDPMGVHTGDSITVAPAQTLTDKEYQIMRNASLAVLREIGVETGGSNVQFGICPDTGRMVVIEMNPRVSRSSALASKATGFPIARIAAKLAIGYTLDELQNEITGGAMPASFEPSIDYVVTKLPRFAFEKFAKADARLTTQMKSVGEVMAIGRTFQESLQKALRGLEVGVCGLDEKLDMSSPESMSILKRELTVPGAERIWYVADAFRAGLSVEDIFGMNMIDPWFLVQIEDLIKEEEKVKTLGLSSIDRDLMFRLKRKGFSDQRLAKLLGVTEKNLRTHRHKLDIFPVYKRVDTCAAEFATDTAYMYSTYEEECEAAPTGRDKIIILGGGPNRIGQGIEFDYCCVHAALALREDGYETIMVNCNPETVSTDYDTSDRLYFEPVTLEDVLEICRVEKPKGVIVQYGGQTPLKLARALEAAGVPIIGTSPDAIDRAEDRERFQQMVERLNLRQPPNATVRSEDEAIRAASKIGYPLVVRPSYVLGGRAMEIVYEEDELKRYLRDAVKVSNDSPVLLDHFLNCAIEMDVDAVCDGTDVVIGAIMQHIEQAGVHSGDSACSLPPYSLPAHIQDEMREQVKKMALELGVVGLMNVQLALQGEDIYVIEVNPRASRTVPFVSKCIGVSLAMIAARVMAGKTLKEIGFTKEIIPNFYSVKEAVFPFAKFPGVDPILGPEMKSTGEVMGVGDTFGEAFAKAQMGASEVLPTGGTAFISVRDDDKPLVAGVARDLINLGFEVVATAGTAKLIEAAGLKVRRVNKVTEGRPHVVDMIKNDEVTLIINTTEGRQSIADSYSIRRNALQHKIYCTTTIAAGEAICEALKFGPEKTVRRLQDLHAGLKA